The Halobaculum magnesiiphilum genome contains the following window.
TCGCCGCCGGAGAGGAACCGCTCGGCCGCGGCGAGACACTCCGGCTCGTCGGCGACCGCCGAGAACCCCTCGACGAGCCGCGCCCGCTCGTCGGCGTCCTCGGTGGCCGCCCGCACGTACCGCTTCACCAGCGCCACCGAGGGCCCGGGCACCGAACACACCGCCTGAGTGAGGTCGTCGACGGCGTCGTCGAGGCCCGATCCCTCGACGACGCGGTTGCACAGTCCCCACTCGCGGGCCGTCTCGGCGTCGATGGGCTCGCCGGTGAGCGCGAGTTCGAGCAGTCGCTTGCGGCCGCACGCCTCGCCGACGCGCGCGACGGCATAGGGCGGGTACGCGCCGATCGTCGCCTCCGGGAGCGCGAAGGCCGCGTCGGCGGTCGCGACCGCCAGATCCGCCGCGGCGACGATCTCGAACCCGCCGCCGTACGCCGGGCCGTCGACGGCGGCGATGACGGGTACCTCGACCTGCTCGGGGCCGAACAGGGCGTCGTACAGCCGGGTCGCCAGCGTCGCCGGGGCGACCTCCTCGCCGAGCCCCGCGACCGAGGCGATGTCGTCGCCGGCACAGAAGGCGTCGCCGGCGCCGCGGAGCACGACGACGCGCGCCTCCTCGGCGCCGCGGTCGAGCGCCTCCCGGAACTCCGCGAGCCCGTCGAGGGTCAGGGCGTTGCGCTTCTCCGGGCGGTCGAACGTCACCGTCGCCACCTCGTCGGTCAGGTCGTAGCGGATCACGCGCCCCTGTTCCGGGCGGGACACGAAAAGCGAGGGGGCGCGTCGCGGGCGTCGAACGGCCGTGGGGGACGACGGACGGCCGCCCCGGCCGTCGCACGAGGCGGCGATGGACGCGAAGGGCGGTCGCTCACTCCGGCAGGAGCGTCGAGACGCGGGCGTTCTCCTTCAGTCGGAGTCCGACGGTCTCACGGGTCCCTCCGGCGTTATCGAAATCGACGTCGCCGGCGCCGGAGGCCGTCCGACTCACGGTCAGGGGAACCGGCGGGAGCGACGCGGTCCGGAGGGTCGGGTGGGTCGCGCCGCGCGCGACGAGTTCCGTCCGAGGCTGGAGCGTGACCGTGTCATCGCCGGACAGCGACTCGTTCAGGGTGACGAGGTACGTCCCCGGTTCGAGGTCCCACCAGCCGTAGTCGTCGTCGGGGTCGCGCTTCTCGGGCTCGATCGTCGCGAACGACGCGTCGGCGAGTTCGCCGCCGCCGAAGTCGACGGCGCCCGGGTCCGCTATCTCGTGGACGCCGGCGAGCGTCAGGTCGACGCCGGGTCCCTCGGTCTGGGTTTCCTCGTGGACGATGTCGTCGAGGCGGTCGATCAGTGACATGGCTGGCGGGGTTGTTGTCGCGGGCGAAGGAAGAACGCGGCGGCGGCCCCGCCCGAGGTGCCGCGCGGGCGACGGTCAGCCGCGACGCCGGGCCATGAACGCCGCACCGAGACACACCGCGGCGGCCGCGGCTCCGATTCCGAAGCCCGGACCGGTGGTCTCGGTGGTCGTTTCGGGAGTACCAGTCCGGGTGACGGCAACGTCGTCGGCGACGACCTCCCCCTCCGCCTCGGCGATCGTCGACCCGTCGTGCACGACGTTCACGGTGAACGTGTCGCCGGGGGCGTGCTCGGAGAAGTCGAACGTGGCGGCGACGGTCCCGTTCTCGCCGGTGCGGACCTGCCGGCTTCTGAAGAACCGCGGCGTCGTGTCCCCGCTCGACTGCACCCGGACCGAGACGTTCGCGCCTGCGTCGAGGTCGGTCGTCCCGGTGACGGTCGCGTCCTCGACCGCGTGAGCGCGAACGGTCTCGTTCACCGTCGAGAGGGAGGCGTCGGACGCGCCGGCGGCGGCGCCGGCGGTGCCGGTCAGCCCGGCGACCGCGATCAACAGTACGGCGATAGTTGCGACTCGTCTGTGTGTGGAGGGCCTCATCCGTGTCCGTCGCTGGCGGCGGCGACGTACTAGTCGTATCGGAGACGAAGAAACTCGTTTTCGTTATCAGGTCACACGGGGTCGGTGGGTCACGCCGCCGTCCTGTCGGGGCGGTCCCTCGCGTCGCTTGCTCCCGTCGGTTGTGGGCGGCTCGGCACGGAGACCTCGCCGCCGTCGTGTCGAGGCGGTCGCTCGCGTCGCTCGCTCCCGCCTCGCTCTAATCGTCCGCGGGGGCGGCGTCCTCGACGGCGGGCACGTCGATCTCGCCGGCGTCGAGTTCCGCTTCGACTTCGCGGGCGGCCTGCACCAGGTTCTCCATCTTCCCGTAGGCGGCCTCCCGGGGCAGTAGCTTCAACCCGCAGTCTGGGCTGACGGTCAGCTTCTCCGGGGGCACGACCTTCAGGCCCTGCCGGATGTTCTCCTTGATCTCCTCGACGGACTCCACCTCGGCGACGTGTGCGTCGACGACGCCGAGGGCCAGATCGGGCGCGAACTCGCCGTCCGCGAACGTCTCGATCTGCTCGTAGTCGTCGTTGCACAGTTCCACGTCGAACTCGTCGATCGGGTAGTCGTTGATCTCGGGGTAGACGCGCGAGTAGTCGCCGTAACAGACGTGGAGGCCGATGCGGACCTCGTCGTCGATGTCGCTGACGATGCGCTCCAGGCACTCGCCGACGATGGCGTGGTCGTCCGGCGTCGTCGCCAGCGCGGGCTCGTCGATCTGGATGTAGCGAGCGCCCGCCTCGACGAGCTTCTCGATCTCCTCGTTCACCAGGTCCGCGAGATCGTACGCCAGCGCCTCGTCGTCGTCGTACGCCTCGTTGAACGCCCAGTTGGCGAGCGTGTACGGGCCGGTGATCGGCACCTTCACCGGGCGCGAGGCCACGTCGTCGACGAACTCGAACTCGTCGACCAGCCACGGCTCGTCGTACTCGACGCCCTCGACGACCGACGGCTTGTCGAAGTAGTTGTGGCCCCACACCTTCACGGGGCCGTTGAACTCGTAGCCGTCGATGCGCTCGGCGAAGAACTCGACCATCTCCTCGCGGCGCATCTCGCCGTCGACGACCGTGTCGAGGCCGGCGCGCTCGTGCTCGTGGGTGATGACGCGACAGGCGTCGTCGGTCGCCTCTTCCCACTCCGCCTCGCCGAAGGAGTGCTCGTCGTCCTCGAAGTGGTCGCGCGCGCGGTTCAGCCATTTCGGCTTCGGGTACGAGCCGACGACGGTCGTCAGCAGGAAGTGGTCGCTGTCGTGCCCATCGGGACGGAACTGCTCGCGGTTGGCGGGATTTCGGCTCACGCCTCCACCTCCGTCTCCGCGGCGTCGGCGTCGGCGATCTCGGCCGCCTCCGCGAGCACCGACAGCTTCGCCTGATGCTTGTTCACCGGCAGGTAGAACGTCTCGGTGTTGGGCGTCACGTAGGTGGTCTCGAACGTCTGTGCGGGGATCTGGTCTTGGACCCACTGGACGCGCTCGGC
Protein-coding sequences here:
- a CDS encoding BGTF surface domain-containing protein translates to MIAVAGLTGTAGAAAGASDASLSTVNETVRAHAVEDATVTGTTDLDAGANVSVRVQSSGDTTPRFFRSRQVRTGENGTVAATFDFSEHAPGDTFTVNVVHDGSTIAEAEGEVVADDVAVTRTGTPETTTETTGPGFGIGAAAAAVCLGAAFMARRRG
- a CDS encoding methionine synthase, whose amino-acid sequence is MSRNPANREQFRPDGHDSDHFLLTTVVGSYPKPKWLNRARDHFEDDEHSFGEAEWEEATDDACRVITHEHERAGLDTVVDGEMRREEMVEFFAERIDGYEFNGPVKVWGHNYFDKPSVVEGVEYDEPWLVDEFEFVDDVASRPVKVPITGPYTLANWAFNEAYDDDEALAYDLADLVNEEIEKLVEAGARYIQIDEPALATTPDDHAIVGECLERIVSDIDDEVRIGLHVCYGDYSRVYPEINDYPIDEFDVELCNDDYEQIETFADGEFAPDLALGVVDAHVAEVESVEEIKENIRQGLKVVPPEKLTVSPDCGLKLLPREAAYGKMENLVQAAREVEAELDAGEIDVPAVEDAAPADD
- a CDS encoding dCTP deaminase, which codes for MSLIDRLDDIVHEETQTEGPGVDLTLAGVHEIADPGAVDFGGGELADASFATIEPEKRDPDDDYGWWDLEPGTYLVTLNESLSGDDTVTLQPRTELVARGATHPTLRTASLPPVPLTVSRTASGAGDVDFDNAGGTRETVGLRLKENARVSTLLPE
- a CDS encoding enoyl-CoA hydratase/isomerase family protein is translated as MIRYDLTDEVATVTFDRPEKRNALTLDGLAEFREALDRGAEEARVVVLRGAGDAFCAGDDIASVAGLGEEVAPATLATRLYDALFGPEQVEVPVIAAVDGPAYGGGFEIVAAADLAVATADAAFALPEATIGAYPPYAVARVGEACGRKRLLELALTGEPIDAETAREWGLCNRVVEGSGLDDAVDDLTQAVCSVPGPSVALVKRYVRAATEDADERARLVEGFSAVADEPECLAAAERFLSGGE